One Natrinema longum genomic window, TCGATGGCAACAACGCCATCGATGGTCACTGCGGCACCACCAAGGAGTTCGCAGACGCCGACGGTTGTGCGCGCGGGCTGTGTCTCGTCGAAAAATTCTTCATACGTTTCGTTGACGCTCCGATACGCGTCCATGTCTGCAAGATACAGCGTCAATTGCAGAACGTGGGACGGATCTTTCCCGTACCGACGGAGCTCCGCCTCGAGGTTTTCGAGACAGATCTCTAGCTGTCGCGATGGCGGTTCGGTACGAGCGACTTCCCCATCCTGCTCTGGGAGGGTTCCCTCGAGAAAGAGGAGATCGGAACTCCCAGTTTTCTTTCCGAACGCGCCAGTGAACGCCGATCCGTCCCGCTGCTTTCGGCTGGACTCGCTGGCACGAACAGGACGAGACTCGGCTATCTGTTCGTTTTCCATGATTCAGTTTATCTTTCTCTCAAGTATAAGCATTGGGGGATAATCTGGTGGAATGGGGACTTCTATGGCGTTAAAAGCGGTTACAAGCGCATAATTGCCGCTTCAATCTGGACGTATTAATTGACACATCGTTCAAGCTAGTAGCGATAGTGCAAGCGACGAAGCGACTTCGGCGATGCTTCGACCGAACGTGGTGGATATCGGAGCAACTGTCGAGCGTCACCGTGACGAACTCGGGACACTCGCAGCGGCCCTTGGGACAGTCACTCTCGAACTCGGTCTCCGGGAACGCTTGCCAGCGAGTCCCGCTGAACGATCGTTCGTCTCCTCGTCACTGCACGGGAGGAACTCCGTTTCTGCGAATCGAACGTAGTTGTCGCCGTGACAGAGTAGGGTAACGCGACCCACGGACACGGGCCACCCTGCGACGACGAGAGCTGTATCAACCGTGGCCGGATGCGATCGCCTCGAGAACTGGTTACTAACCACATCATATAAATCGCTGACCTGAGTGGCTTGGGATATGGAACGTGTTGCAATCATCGGCGCTTCGATGACCCAGTTCGGGCAGCGGGAGGGGGAGTGGATCCAGGATCTCCTCGCCGAGGCTGGTATCGAGTGTCTCGAGGATGCGGGTGTCGAGGCCGACGCGGTCGAGCATCTGTACGTCTCGAACATGGCAAGCGGCGAGTTCGAGGGCCAGACCGGCGTGCCCAACGCCTTGGCCCACGACCTCGACGCGATGCCGGCGTACACGCAGCGAGTCGACCAGACGAGTTCGAGCGGCGGCGCGGGGATCTTCGCCGCCTGGCAGTCCGTCGCCAGCGGGGCCAGCGACATGACCCTGCTCGTCGGCGGCGAGAAGATGACCCACAAGACGACCGGGGAGGCCACCGACGTCATCGCGTCGCTGACCCACCCCGTCGAGTACAAGACGGGCGTGACGCTGCCGTCCTTCGCCGGACTGACGGCGCGTCACTACCTCGAGCGGTTCGGCGCGCCCCGGGAGAGCCTCGGGAAGGTGGCAGTCAAGAACCACGAGAACGGCGTGGACAACCCCCACGCGCAGTTTCAGAAGGAAGTCGACCTCGAGACGGTCCTGGAGTCACCGATCGTCGCCGACCCGCTGCGGCTGTACGACTTCTGTCCGATCACGGACGGCTCGGCGGCGCTCATGCTCTGTCCGGAATCCGTCGCACGGGAGTACACGGACGACTACGTCGTGATTTCCGGGATCGACGGCGCGACGGATACCCACGTCGTCCACGAGCGCGAGGATCCGACCGTGATGGGCGGCGTCGTCGAGAGCGGCAAGGGTGCCTACGAGATGAGCGGCTACGGTCCAGACGACATCGACGTGGCCGAACTCCACGACATGTTCACCATCCTCGAGTTCCTGCAGATGGAGGGGCTGGGCTTCGCCGAGCAGGGCGAAGCCTGGAAACTCGTCGAGGACGGCCACACGGAACGCGACGGCGAGTTACCGATCAACACGTCGGGCGGACTCAAGTCCAAAGGGCACCCGCTGGGTGCGAGTGGTGTCGCCCAGGGTGTCGAGATCTACGAACAACTGATGGGAGAGGCCGGCCCGCGACAGGTCGAGGCGGACGTGGGGCTGTGCTGTAACGTCGGCGGCTTTGGCAACTGCGTGATCACGACAATCATGGAGGCTGCACAATGACGTTCGAGGCGACGCGTTACGAGGACGGTTCGATCAGCTACCCCGGTCATCCGCGTGGACCCGGCGGCACGGAGCCGGTCGAAACGATCGATCTCAGCGAATACACCGGCGAAATCGTCACCTGGACGACCAGCACGGCGACGCCGCCCGGCGTCCGCGAGCCCAATCACCTCGCGATCGTCGAGTTCGACGTCGAGGGTGAGTCGGTCCGCGCGATCGGTCAACTGACCACCGGCGACGTCGAGACTGGCGACGAGGTCCGTCCCGTCCACGTCGACGAACTCCGCGAACCCGGAGCGGGAATCAGAGAGCCCGACAGTCAGGAGTGGGACGGATACCGGTTCGAGCCGGCCTGAGCCGTCGCCGACTCCTAGCAGCGCAGCCAGCGCCAGCCGTTGTGCCGGCTCGCGGGCGAGTGCAACTACCGTTCGACAACTGCGATAGTCGGTATCGTCGTGGCCTCAACTCTCGCCAGGATCGTTTCCACCGTCATCGGCTCCGCCATCGTCCGCCACCGAGTCCTCGTCATCGCTCGAGTCCTCGGCCTCGTGTGGACCGTCGTCGTCCGCGTCGGCGTACTGATCCCGAAGCGTCTCGAGTTCGGCGTCGACGTCGACGGCCGGATCGGAGTCGTCATCGTCCGTCTCCGAGTCGGTCGGCGGCCCCTCTTCGATGTCGATCGCAACGCTCCCCTCGGACGTCGTTCGGTCCGGATCCGTCGCCTCCCGTTCGCGGTCAGCGGCGTTCCGAAGGCGGGTGTCCACGTCGTCGCGGAGTTCACGCGCCTCCTCGAGGAGGTCACGCGCCTGTTCGTTGGCCGGCAATCCGTCCCCCGACGCGGCCCGCTGGAGCTCTGCGAGGACGGTATCGAGCTGAGAGAGCGTCGTTCGGCGCAGTTCGTTCGCGCGCTCGCTGGTCGTCTCGGCGGCTGCCGTCGTTCGATCACGGGCCTCTCGCTCGGTTCGGAGGAGTTTCAGGCTCCGCTGGAACGCCTCGAGCGCGCGGACGCTCGTCTCGAGGACGGCCAGTGTGGCCGGCAGCGCGACGTCGTCGGTAAATCGAAGCAGCTCACGGGGCGTTGGCGGTCGGAGCGGCGGCCGGCGGCGCGGGTGCGATCCCTCGAGTTCCGTCCGGAGGGCGTCGATCGTCCGTGCCAGCTCGCGAACGGCGTCGACGAGTTCGTCGTCCTGATCGGCCATACCCACCCTACGATCGCTGGTGTGAAAAACCGGACGATCGGGTGGACGACGCGAGGGAACCGTCCCGATCGGAGACATCTTTTCGGATCTGACTGTAGCCACAATTTTTATACTGATTCCGGCTGACTGATAACACGAATGGAAGACGAGCAAGGGGGAGTCGTGTCCGATCGCGCGACGTTCGCGCGAAGGCTGGACGCGCTCAAGCGGGAGGGGAGCAACGTTTTGCTCGTTGGCGCGGCGGCGGGTACACACGAGACGGCCTGTCGACAACTGCTCGGGGCAGCGAAACGCGATTCTCGGTACCGCCTGTTCGTCACGAGCGAAGACGATCACGTTGCCTGCGAACGGACCGAAACTGCCGCGGACGAGCGGACACACACGATCGATTCGAGTGCGGTACTCGAAGCGGGAGCGAACACCCGAACGGAGAGCGGGCAGCCACCGCTGGGAACGCTCGGAATCGAAATCATCGAGGCGATCGACGAGTTCGCCGACGCCGCCGACGGTCTCGAGCCGTCGGAGCTTCGCGTCTGTGTCGACTCGATGGTTCCCCTGCTCCGGGCGTCCGATGCCGAGACGGTGTTTCGGCTGCTTCACGTGATGACGGCTCGTGTCACACAGGCGCGTGGAATGGGCCACTATCACCTGCCGCTCGCGGCCGACCACGACGCCGTCAATCTCCTCGAGCCGATGTTCGATGCCGTCGTCACGGTTCGGTCCCAGAACGGGACCGACGAACAGCGGTGGCACCTCCGGGACGCGGATACGACCACCGACTGGATCGAACTCTAACACGTTCAGGGCCGGTCGAATCGCGGGAACCGGGTCGACGCCGGCCGATCCAAGTGTTTTTACTCACCCCGTTCCCCTGCACTGGTGTGCGAATCGAGAACAGTTTCATTCCCGTCCGCGGCGTTGGGGAAACCACCGAACGACGCCTGTGGGAGAACGGCATTACGCACTGGGACGAGTTCGACGGCAGCGTCGTCGGGTCGACGCTGGCCGACCGCATCGAGGACTTCATCGACGAGGGGTGGACGCATCTCGAGCGCGGCGACGTCTCCGTTTTCGCGGACGCGTTACCCGCCTCGAGCCGCTGGCGGTGTTACGAGAACGTCAGCGACGAAACGTGCTTTCTGGACATCGAGACGACCGGACTCGACGCCGCGTCGAACGACGTGACGACCGTGAGCCTGCATCGTGCCGGCGAAACGAAGACCTTCGTCAAGGGGCGCGATCTCACGGCGGCGCGCCTCGAGCGCGAACTCGCCGAGTCGGCGCTGCTCGTCACGTTCAACGGCCAGCGCTTCGACGTCCCCTTCCTGGAGACGTGTTTCGACGTCGACGTCGATCTCCCACACGTCGACCTCATGTATCCCTGCAAGAAACTCGGACTCGACGGCGGGCTGAAAGCGATCGAACAGGAGGTCGGGATCGCCCGGGAGATGCCGGATCTCAGCGGCCGTGACGCGGTCCGACTCTGGCACGAGTACGAACGCGGCGACGAGGGGTCCCTCGAGACGCTCGTCGAGTACAATCGGGCGGACACGCGCAACATGGAGCCGTTGATGGAGATCGTCGCGGATCGGCTCCACGAGAACGTGTTCGAGGCGGCCACGAGGGGCGACTGAGCGGCCCGGGACCGGTCGTTCAGAGCGCCCGATCGACCGGAGAAACCGTTGTGTCTCGTTATCGACCGAGACTGCTGTACGTACCCGTCCGCGGACGACGACGGCCGCGAGACCGACGGCGGTCGGCTTCGCGACATCGATCTGCGGGACGTCGACGACGCAATCGACGCGACCGCCCTCAAGCAGGTGCTGGTGGCCGGTGGTGGCCGTACTGTCGTCTGCGGGCCGCCCTCGATGCTTGTCGTCGATCCGCGAGCGCGCGTTCACTGCCGTTCAACGACACTGAGACGCCGTGGATGGCCGCGATACTTCGTCGATCGAGACCGAGTACGAGATCCGTGCCGACGGGGAACGCGGCGACTACGGGCCGCCTCGTTGCTCGCCGGTCCGGAAACGGACGGGGTTCGATCGGTTCCCGCGGCGTGGCGAACGCGAACCGCCCGACGGGAGGTGTCTTACTCGGGATCGGAGACGTCGACCTCGCCGTCGCTCGTGACGACGACATCGTAGCCACAGAACGGGAACTCGACGCGACCAGTCGGTCGCTGGTGACCGTTCGCTCGAGTCTCGAAGAGCGAGTCGAGTGCTTCGGGGTTGATGCTCTCGTAGAGGGCATCGTATTCCGGCGGCTCGAGATCGACGGGATCGACGCCTTCCTGTTCGGCGATCGCAGCGATGACGTTGAAGCTGATAGACTGCCCATCTGCTGATTCCGACCGATCGGCTGAGAGTAGCATTGGCCGGACTCTTTCTTTGATCCAGTATAAATCCTCTGGCCCCAATCCGAGCTTGCGCACCACATATGGGCACTAGATGCCGAAGGTGTACATCAAGGCATTTATTTTACTAAAAATTATCTATGAATTTATTTTATTCACAAAATCAAAAACTGTTCAGGGATAGACAGTCGAGACGAAACGAGCGGTTGTGTCCGAAGCGAGCGGCAATCCGCGGTAATCGAGGACCGATTGACGAATGGGGTACATGTTCGGGACGAGCTACTGGGGGATCCGGGCCGTTGCTCGACGTACAATGAATCCCTTTTCGGGCGGACGATCGACAGCGACGGGCGACGGCGAGGGTGGCTTCGACCAGCTGACGACGTTCGAACCCGCACACATCCCGGAGCCGGGGTCGTTCCTCGAGGGGCACGACGTCCTCGAGGGTGACGATCACGTCGCCTTCCACGAGGTTACCCAGGAGCTGTTCGAGGAACGGGGCGTCTACGACGCGACGTTCGGCTACAACCTGGCGCGGCTCAACCTCGATCGCCGCCATCCCGACGCGGGATACCGGTATGCGGTCGACGCCGACGATCCGACCGTGCTCCGGGCGGAGTTCAGTCCGACGACGGAGTTCTGTCCGCAGGCCGACGCGCTCGTCAAGGGATCGTTTCGGGCGTGGAACGGCCTGAGCGATCGCCACGCGTACGAACTCGTCCGCGTCCGCGTTCGGTCGACCCACCACCAGTCCGAACACCTCAACGAGACGCTCGAGCGCCTCGAGAGCCAGTACCGCGAGTCCGGCGAGGTACCGACCGAGTCGGCCGGCAGCGGGCCGGGGGCTGCCAGACAGGAGGGCGACGAGACGACCGTGCACTCCCCGTTCTGATCGATGGCGACGGGGCCCGGAAACGCGACCGCAACTGTCACGCGCTGGTCGCGCGCGTTCGTCGCGGTCGGCGTCGGCTTCTTTCTCGCGTGGCAGGTCGCCGTCGCGACGGGCCTCCCGCGAGCGGCGACCGTTCCCCTCGGCGTGTTCGGGTTCGTCCTCCACGTCGTCTTCGGGAAGGCGTACACGCTCGTCCCGTCGTATTTCGCGCGTGAGCTGGCCGTTCCGCACGCGCCGGCGGTCCACCTTCCGTTCGCACTGGCCGGAACGGCCGGTGCGTTCGCGGCCGGTGTTGGACTCGGACCGCCGATACTCGGGGCCGCGAGTGCGACGAGTTGGCTCGTCGGCTGTCTCGTCTTCGTCGCCGTCCTCGGTTGGACCGTCCGGGATAATCCGACGGGGCGAGAAACCGGCACGGGCGCGACCGAGACCCGCCGCAAACGGGTCGATCGACTCGCGAACGCCGCCCTTCCCGTCGTGTTCGCGTACCTGCTCGTCGGCGCGTCGCTGTCGGTGGTGGGCGAACTCGGCCTCGAGCCGCCGGTTCTTCCGGCGAGCGGGCCGGCAGTGACCCACGTGTTCGCGGCCGGAACGGCGGCGCTGCTCGTGTTCGCGATCGGGTTCCGGCTGTTACCGCGGCTGTTGGTCGCCTCGGTGAACCCCCTGCTGGTTTCCCTCGTCGTCGGTGCCGGAATCGTCGGTCCCGCACTGCTCGCAGTCGACTTCCGTGGCGGATCGCTGTTTCGCGTCGGTGCCGGGCTCCAGGCGACCGCACTCGTCGGCTTCGGGGTCGCCGTCGTCGGATTTCGTCGGCAAACCGACCGCCGGCGCGTCGGCGGCTGGGCGATACTCGCCGGGGCAGCCTCCGGGGTCCTGGTCGCGGCGCTCGGTCTGGCGTTCGCGTTCCTGCCCGCCTCGAGCGTTCCCGCGACTGCGTTCGACGCCCACTACCGACTGGCCGTCGGCGGCTTCCTTGGGCTGACGATCGTCGGCGTCACCTACCACTTCTATCCACCTGCTGTCGCCTCCGTCCCCGGTATCGGAGACCGAACTGCGAGGGCGTCGGTCGTCGCGCTCGTCGCCGGCCTGGGACTCGCCGTCGTCGGATCGCTCGGCGCAGTTCCGCCCCTCGTCGGGACGGGACAGTGGCTCTCGGTGCTCGGTGCGATCCTCTATGCCGGCGTCCTCTGGACGATCTTTCTCGAGCGTGCCGGATGACGACAGGGGCTACGACTCCGCCCGTGCCTCGAGCCAGCGGACGGCCGGCGTCGCGGTGATCCCGTGGACGACGAGGGAGACGAGGACGACCGCTCCGACGATGGCCCAGAGCACGTCCGCGTCGGGGAACGCGGCTTCGTTGAGTCCGTATGCGAGGTAGTAGAACGAGCCGATCCCGCGAATCCCGAAGAACGCGATGGTCGCCCGTTCGGCGGGGTCCCGATCGAACCCGAGAAACCCGACGAGCCCGGCGAGCGGTCGAACGAGGAACACGATCGCGACCGCCACCACGGTTCCCGTGAGCGTGAGCGGGTCCAAGAGACCGCCGACGATCGCACCGCCGAAGAAGAGCATGATGAACGACATCATCACCTGCTCGGCGAACTCGCTGACTTCGTGGAGCGATCGGTTGTACTCGTGTGAGCGCTCGTCGTGACGAACCATCAGCGCCGCGACGAAGACCGCGATGAATCCGTAGCCACCGACGAGTTCGGTCGTCCCGTAGACCAGCAACGTGCCGGCGATCGCCTCGAGTCCCTGGACCGACTCCGCGACGGGCGTCTCCGGCTCCGTCGCGAACACGAGACGGCCGGTCAGATAGCCGAGGACGATCCCAGCGATCACGCCGACGACGATCCGGTAGCCGACGTCGACGACGAGCCACTCGCCGATCCAGTTGCCGGGCGCGAGGCCGACCAGAGCAGTCGCGATGGCCAGGTTCGTAAACGGGAAGGCGAGTCCGTCGTTCAATCCGGCCTCGGAGGTCAGGGCGAACCGGACCTCGTCTTCCCCGCCAGCAGCCCCCTCTAGCCCCTCTTCCTCGTTGCCCATGCCTGGCCCACCGACCTGTACTTCCGACGCCAACACCGGATCGGTCGGCGCGATACATGCCCCCAGCAGTATCGCGGTCGGAACGACGAGGCCGAGCCACCGGCCCAGCAGCGCCGCGCCGGCGATCGACAGCGGCATGGTGATCGCGAGCAATCGCCAGGTCGACGCCCACGCGCGTCGTCCCGGCACCCGATCGATCTTCAGTCCGACGCCCATCAGGGCGACGATGACGCCCAGTTCGGCGAGGTGCTCCGTCGTCGTCCCCTGTTCGAGGGGATCCGGCGGGGGCAATCCGATCGGCAGCCCGAAGACGAGCATCCCGAAGGCGACGAAGAAGATCGGCAGCGAGATCGCACGGTCGGAGACGAACCGTGGGAGGACGGCGACGCCGAACAGTGTGGCACCGATTACGACCAGTCCGACGTTGTACAGCTCGAGGGCCATCTGGGCGGGTACCACTACGAGGAATCGCCCCTTCAGCGCCGTGCCGGCGTTTGCAGAACGAACGCATATGACGGGAGCGAGCGAACCCACACCGGTGGATCCGAACGCGTCGGAAACGGGACGCGGATCGCTGTCGCGGCGGCAGTTCCTGCAGGCCGGCTCACTCGCTGGCGCTGTCGCCCTCGCGGGCTGTATCGAGGAGATGGGAACGGAGTTCCCCGAGAACGAGGAGTGGCCGGTCTCGGAGTACGTTCCGGCGCTCCCCGTCGAGGAACGACGCTCGATCCTCGAGGAACGGATCCCGGAACTCGCGGCGACCGACGTCACCGACCCCGAGGGACTCGCATCGACGCTCGAGGAGTACGAGATGGCCGTCGAGTCGGTCGAGCGCGAACGGGACGTGCTGACGCTCGAGTACGTCAACACGGACCGCCACGACGAGGGAAACGTCCACGACGTTGCACTGATCGCAGGCGGGTACGCGGCCCTGGTCGACACCGGCTACGACGCCGTCGCACTGGGGGCGACGATCCTCGACGACGCGCCGGCGTCGTACGGATCGGCGACGGTCGAGACGCCGCTCGCGACGGCGTACAACGACGGCGACCTCACGGCCGCCGAGTACGGCGAACTGGTCGTCTCGACGATCGAATCCCAGCGCTACGAGCCAGCGGTCGACGTCTCGCCGGACGAATAGGGGTGGGACGGGCTCGACCCGCGGCTACTGTTCGGGCGGCACGTCGACGTCGGGCTCTCCACTACCCGCTGGGGCCGTCTCCTCGCTCGACTCGAGTGTGCTCACGAGTACGCCGCCGATCCCGTCGGGTCCGTGGCGGTGGATCGTCAGGAGGGTGTTCGCGATGAACAGCCCGATCCCGACCGTCGCGAGGACGTGACTCGCGGTGACCACGGCGGAGGGGATCCCGATGAGCGGTGCCACCGAGAGACCGGCGAACCCGGCGAGCGTCGCCCAGAAATCCGCCCGCTCGAGGCGGTCGTCGTAGAGGTCGTCGATCATCGGGACCTGTTCGAAGCCGAGCCGATCGCTGTAGCGCTCGATCCAGATGATGAAGGGGACGATGTGGTAGAGCGAGCCGATGACGACGAAGCCGAACACGCCGAGCAACAACAGCGCCTGTGCGTCGGGATGGCCGAACAGCGATTCGTACGCGAGCGGGTCGGTCCACCACGTCGGTGCGGCGAGGGCGACCCACGTGACCAGCGCCGCGACGACGACCCAGTAGCGAACGAGCATGGGGGACCGTTCGACGGTCGCCCCGGCCAGTAGCCGCCCGATCACGACCGCAAACGCCGCGAGTCCGAGGAGGAGGGCGATCCCGCCGGCCCGCGCCAGCGGCTCGACGGTCAGCCCTCGGCCGAGTGCGAGCGCGACGAGCCCGGCGGGGAAACAGAACTGCTCGAGGGCGAGCAACCGGTCGCTGTGACGGTCGGGCTCCGCCTGAGTGAACATCTTCCCGAGCTGGAAGAGCGCGCCGACGACCGTCGCGAACACGGCACCGAACAGCGCGAGCGTCGCGTGAGAGAGGTGGAGGTCGAACCGGGACACCGGCAGCGACTCGAACACCGGCGTCGTGAAGTCGATCGCCAGCAGGAAGCCAAACGGTGCGACGAGGGCGAAACACACGAGTGCCAGCGCGAAGTGTCGCTCCGTGAAATCGAACGGGCGTGCGCGTGCGAGGGTTCGTCCGACGTTGTAGACGAAGAGCCAGATCCCCGCGAGCATGAGCGTAGCGCCGACCGGGAGCCACTCGAGTGCGCCGGCGAGTAACGCTACCCCGAAGCCGGCCAGTCCGACGGTGACGAGCCACAGTTGTGCGACTGCCACCCGTCGCGAGTATATCGTCGCGCCCGACCAGACGGGGACGAACTGGGTCATCGCACCCATGATCGTCACCGCGATCCAGCCCACGAGTAACACGTGGAGGTGTGCCAGCCCCGGGCGTCCGGGGAGCGTCGTTACGGCCATCACGGTCCCGCCACCGATTCCGACGGCGAGAAATCCCAGCGCGAGGAGGAAGTGCCGCAACGGGATCACCATCGGCGGCTGCTGGTCGGTCCGTAACCCGCCAGGTATTCCGTTCATGGTTCGAGGTTTGGCCCGGACGGCCCTCCCGTTCTTCCCGAACACGTTCGGAACCGAGTGTTTGCACGCTCGCCCCGTACGACCGATCCATGGGAACCGATCAAGCCGCGACCGCCGACCGACGAGCAGCCACAACGGGCGAGCGAGAACTCGACGCGACGACCGTTACCGTCCGGTGTACCGGCCACGTCCGCACCGCCGTCGGCAGTCATGAACTCGAGTTCACCTTCGAGGGGACCCGGCTCCGGGACTTCCTCGAGGCCTTCTTCGAGGAGTACGACCTCGAGGACATGCTCATCGCCGAAACCGAAGCCGACGCGACCCACAGCGGCTGGGCACCGGTGCCCGACGACCTGCCCGGCACCTGGCGCAAGAATCCGGAAGGCGACCAGACCCGGCCCTACGCTCGAGTCTGTGTCAACGGCCGCTTCAACGAGCACCTCGGCGGATTCGAGACGGAACTCACGGACGACGACCGTGTCGCGCTGATCTATCCGTTCATGTTCTGTTGTTGAGACTGCTGCGGCCATCGGCGGCGACACTGGCGGGAGCGGCGACGGTCAGTAGGGCGAACACGTTCGTATTAGGCCTTAGGTCCGTCCGAAGTCGAGTACCGAGTATGAGTCACGACGCCGCCAGCGGCGAACCCGCCACGCGCAACGAGCACGACGCATCGTGGTCGGCGAACCTCGAGGGGCCCGAACACGCGATGGATCGGGACCTGATCGTCGAGCAGTCGAAAGACGCGATCTCGGAGACGGTCGCCGGCTACCACGTCAACCTCATCACCCACGGCGAGCACGGCCATCCCGAGACGTATCTCTGGGACGAACTCGAGGCTGCCTTCGACGGGATTCGCCTCGAGTACGTCGATCGATGTGGCTGTGGCGGACACGTGACTCGCGTCCACGTCGGCGCGGAGTGAGCGCGGCGACCACGCACCGGGTAAATCGACCGACAGCGCTCGCTCCCTTGCGATCGTCAGGCTGTGAGCTATGTGACCCGGGCCGGTAGCACCGACGATGACCGCTCGAACGCAACCGTTCGACGATCCAGTCACCTGCCGCGTGTGTGGCACGGAGAACGAACACAGCTACACCTACTGCCGTCACTGTCTCGGCCAACTCCCCGCGAGACCCGATTCCCGCCGCTGAGGGGCCGGCGAGTCGAGGCCCGACGCTTCGGAATCGTCCGGAGACCCGCCCGTGCCTCCGAGTCAGTCCGCGGCACCGCCGACGACCGACCCGCCTCCCTCGCCGTACACCTCCTCCTCGGTGAGGTAACACTGCGGATCGGGCTCGAAGAGGTCGCCCGTCGACGCCAGCGCACGCAGCCGCGAGGCACCGCGGCAGATCGACTGGTACTGACACTCCCCGCACTTCCCTTTCAGGTGCTCCTCACGGTTCCGCAACGCCCCGAGTAACGGGTTCGACTCGTCCTCCCAGATCTCGCCGAAGGGCCGGTCGCGGACGTTGCCGAGGCTGTATCCCTGCCAGAACTGCGTGAGGTGGACGTTCCCCTGATAGTCGACGTCGGCGACCCGCTCGCCTGTCGGATCGCCACCGTTTCGCTCGAGATGGGTATAGACCGCTCGTGCCTTCTCCTCGCCGAAGTTCTCCCGGGCGTACTCGACGAGGAACGCGGCGTCGGCGTAGTTGCCCACGAGCAGGGTCTCGATCTCCTCCCCCTGTGAATGGTACTCGAGCGTGAGATCGGCGACCTGCTCGATCGCCTCGCGCTTTGCTTCGGGCGAGAGGTCGGCGTCGACGATCTCGGCTCCCCGCCCGCCGTAATCGAGGTGGTAGAAACAGAACCGATCGAGCCCCTTGTCGACGAGCAGGTCGACGACCCCCTCGAGGTCGGGCGCGTTGGCCTCGGTGATCGTGTAGCGCAGGCCGGTTTTGAGCCCGGCCTCGAGACAGTTCTCGATGCCGCGGACGGCGGCGTCGAACGCGCCGTCTTCGCCTCGAAAACGGTCGTTTCGCTCGGGGAGACCGTCGACGGAGATGCCGGCGTACTGGAGCCCGGCGTCCCGCAACGCTGCGGCCTTCTCGGGAGTGACTAGGGTGCCGTTCGAGGACAACACCGGGCGAAGTCCACGGTCGGCCGCGTAGGAGACGAGGTCGACCAGATCGTCGCGGACGAGCGGTTCGCCCCCCGAGAAGAGGACGACGGGCGCGCCGTAGTTGGCGAGTTGATCGAGAAACGACCTGGCTTCGGCAGTCGTGAACTCGCCGGTCGCGGGTTCGGTCTCGGCACCGGCATAGCAGTGCGAACAGTAGAGGTTACACCGGCGGGTCGTGTTCCAGACGACGACCGGCCGCTGCTGTTTCTCCTC contains:
- a CDS encoding TIGR04347 family pseudo-SAM/SPASM protein, which encodes MISISKLLCDLDAEGDGLRYDAAEGSDKPQITEEKQQRPVVVWNTTRRCNLYCSHCYAGAETEPATGEFTTAEARSFLDQLANYGAPVVLFSGGEPLVRDDLVDLVSYAADRGLRPVLSSNGTLVTPEKAAALRDAGLQYAGISVDGLPERNDRFRGEDGAFDAAVRGIENCLEAGLKTGLRYTITEANAPDLEGVVDLLVDKGLDRFCFYHLDYGGRGAEIVDADLSPEAKREAIEQVADLTLEYHSQGEEIETLLVGNYADAAFLVEYARENFGEEKARAVYTHLERNGGDPTGERVADVDYQGNVHLTQFWQGYSLGNVRDRPFGEIWEDESNPLLGALRNREEHLKGKCGECQYQSICRGASRLRALASTGDLFEPDPQCYLTEEEVYGEGGGSVVGGAAD
- a CDS encoding DUF7577 domain-containing protein, with the translated sequence MTARTQPFDDPVTCRVCGTENEHSYTYCRHCLGQLPARPDSRR
- a CDS encoding MoaD/ThiS family protein; amino-acid sequence: MGTDQAATADRRAATTGERELDATTVTVRCTGHVRTAVGSHELEFTFEGTRLRDFLEAFFEEYDLEDMLIAETEADATHSGWAPVPDDLPGTWRKNPEGDQTRPYARVCVNGRFNEHLGGFETELTDDDRVALIYPFMFCC
- a CDS encoding CGCGG family rSAM-modified RiPP protein, whose amino-acid sequence is MSHDAASGEPATRNEHDASWSANLEGPEHAMDRDLIVEQSKDAISETVAGYHVNLITHGEHGHPETYLWDELEAAFDGIRLEYVDRCGCGGHVTRVHVGAE
- a CDS encoding cbb3-type cytochrome c oxidase subunit I → MNGIPGGLRTDQQPPMVIPLRHFLLALGFLAVGIGGGTVMAVTTLPGRPGLAHLHVLLVGWIAVTIMGAMTQFVPVWSGATIYSRRVAVAQLWLVTVGLAGFGVALLAGALEWLPVGATLMLAGIWLFVYNVGRTLARARPFDFTERHFALALVCFALVAPFGFLLAIDFTTPVFESLPVSRFDLHLSHATLALFGAVFATVVGALFQLGKMFTQAEPDRHSDRLLALEQFCFPAGLVALALGRGLTVEPLARAGGIALLLGLAAFAVVIGRLLAGATVERSPMLVRYWVVVAALVTWVALAAPTWWTDPLAYESLFGHPDAQALLLLGVFGFVVIGSLYHIVPFIIWIERYSDRLGFEQVPMIDDLYDDRLERADFWATLAGFAGLSVAPLIGIPSAVVTASHVLATVGIGLFIANTLLTIHRHGPDGIGGVLVSTLESSEETAPAGSGEPDVDVPPEQ